The following are from one region of the Magallana gigas chromosome 6, xbMagGiga1.1, whole genome shotgun sequence genome:
- the LOC117689375 gene encoding uncharacterized protein, translated as MLKTSQGILFAGVKSGMVGAYMTLPETSSSIAKLSFTLKIAKEVNVTFWDRNNLLIKKHQEKFTELQQMDVTVLNDKMSKVYTIRITVEYIHELTISNLRLPLRKCYGNSIDMEEPSQDGFKYV; from the exons ATGTTAAAAACATCCCAGGGAATCCTGTTTGCGGGAGTAAAATCTGGAATGGTAGGAGCCTACATGACTTTACCAGAAACGTCTTCAAGCATTGCGAAATTGTCTTTCACTCTAAAGATAGCAAAAGAAGTCAATGTGACGTTCTGGGATAGAAacaatttattgatcaaaaag CATcaggaaaaatttacagaaCTGCAACAAATGGATGTCACAGTGTTGAATGACAAAATGTCTAAAGTTTATACAATTCGAATAACAGTTGAGTATATCCATGAACTCACCATTTCAAATCTGAGGCTCCCTCTGCGTAAATGTTACGGAAATAGCATCGATATG GAAGAGCCCAGCCAAGACGGTTTCAAATACGTTTGA